A window from Triticum aestivum cultivar Chinese Spring chromosome 6D, IWGSC CS RefSeq v2.1, whole genome shotgun sequence encodes these proteins:
- the LOC123145353 gene encoding early nodulin-like protein 1: MASVVVLAAAACCCILLAASVSPASSEPAVYSVGDGRGWTVPAGNGTETYNHWAKKNRFQVGDVLDFKYAAKDSVLLVNHDDYKMCSTVTPLTRFADGDTKFKFDRTGFFFFVSGVPGHCEAGQRMIASVIGHSTLAAAPAKPPSVGVVGGHAPGPSPSPSRAVSAPESPSYGSSSGGSTSTTGFGPSPSTEPSGASRRALSTVVGLVAGVVAMIALA, from the exons ATGGCCAGCGTCGTCGTcctcgctgctgctgcttgctgctgcattctcctagCGGCCTCGGTATCGCCGGCTTCGTCAGAGCCCGCGGTGTACAGCGTCGGCGACGGGAGGGGGTGGACGGTGCCGGCCGGCAACGGCACCGAGACGTACAACCACTGGGCCAAGAAGAACCGCTTCCAAGTCGGCGACGTCCTGG AtttcaagtacgcggccaaggactcGGTGCTGCTGGTGAACCACGACGACTACAAGATGTGCAGCACGGTGACCCCCCTGACCCGGTTCGCGGACGGCGACACCAAGTTCAAGTTCGACCggacgggcttcttcttcttcgtcagcGGCGTGCCGGGACACTGCGAGGCGGGCCAGCGGATGATCGCCAGCGTCATCGGGCACTCCACGCTGGCCGCCGCTCCGGCCAAACCGCCCTCCGTCGGCGTCGTCGGCGGCCACGCGCCcggccccagccccagccccagccgGGCAGTCTCGGCCCCGGAGTCCCCGTCGTACGGGTCCAGTTCTGGCGGATCCACCTCGACGACCGGTTTCGGACCCAGCCCGTCGACCGAGCCCAGTGGCGCGTCCAGGCGGGCGCTCTCCACTGTCGTTGGGCTTGTCGCCGGTGTCGTCGCCATGATCGCGTTGGCGTGA
- the LOC123145351 gene encoding protein NOI4-like isoform X2, producing MSTEAGRTIPKFGAWDVNNPASADGFTVIFSKARDDKKAPVNVHKASKSADGKDARPDSKMNQSYSNSRPNTSKKWFCCVSPSPTQP from the exons ATGTCG ACGGAGGCTGGCCGCACAATCCCCAAGTTCGGCGCCTGGGACGTGAACAACCCGGCCTCCGCCGACGGGTTCACGGTCATCTTCAGCAAGGCCAGGGATGACAAGAAGGCCCCCGTCAACGTGCACAAGGCCAGCAAGTCCGCCGACGGCAAGGACGCCAGGCCCGACTCGAAGATGAACCAATCCTACAGCAACTCCAGGCCCAACACCTCG AAGAAATGGTTCTGCTGCGTGTCGCCGAGCCCCACGCAGCCTTGA
- the LOC123145351 gene encoding protein NOI4-like isoform X1: protein MSKMVQTEAGRTIPKFGAWDVNNPASADGFTVIFSKARDDKKAPVNVHKASKSADGKDARPDSKMNQSYSNSRPNTSKKWFCCVSPSPTQP from the exons ATGTCG AAAATGGTTCAGACGGAGGCTGGCCGCACAATCCCCAAGTTCGGCGCCTGGGACGTGAACAACCCGGCCTCCGCCGACGGGTTCACGGTCATCTTCAGCAAGGCCAGGGATGACAAGAAGGCCCCCGTCAACGTGCACAAGGCCAGCAAGTCCGCCGACGGCAAGGACGCCAGGCCCGACTCGAAGATGAACCAATCCTACAGCAACTCCAGGCCCAACACCTCG AAGAAATGGTTCTGCTGCGTGTCGCCGAGCCCCACGCAGCCTTGA
- the LOC123145352 gene encoding tRNA (guanine(9)-N1)-methyltransferase: protein MADGTESEQAAVVGDGNPSQLSKSAKKKLLKQERQAARKAERKAGEKERRRADIERRRREWEESLAAAPSQEAREAMLAARRETRLERVGKRVEERGARAERLRRAAEGGQKVVLDLEFADLMRPNEIHSLTQQIMYCYAVNGRSATPAHLWLTGCSGEMGTQVQRIPGFDKWIIEKEAKSYLEAFADCKENLVYLTADAETVLDDLDMSKIYIIGGLVDRNRWKGITQKKAVDQGIQSAKLPIGNYLKMSSSQVLTVNQVFEIMQKFVETKDWKTAFFHVIPPRKRGEAGAANDDDSPEGAANGDLDKCLEEEVDDDDDDGDGDEEADVANKRHCFRSENGKS, encoded by the exons ATGGCTGACGGCACGGAGAGCGAGCAGGCCGCGGTCGTGGGGGACGGGAACCCTTCGCAGTTGTCTAAGAGCGCGAAGAAGAAGCTGCTGAAGCAGGAGCGGCAGGCGGCGCGGAAggccgagcggaaggcgggggagAAGGAGCGCCGGCGCGCCGACATAGAGCGGCGGAGGCGCGAGTGGGAGGAGTCTCTGGCCGCGGCACCCTCGCAGGAGGCGCGCGAGGCGATGCTGGCCGCGCGCAGGGAGACGCGACTCGAGCGGGTGGGAAAGCGCGTGGAGGAGCGGGGCGCGCGCGCCGAGAGGCTCCGGCGCGCCGCCGAGGGTGGGCAGAAGGTGGTGCTCGACCTCGAGTTCGCGGACCTCATGCGGCCCAACGAGATTCACAGCCTCACGCAGCAG ATTATGTACTGCTATGCAGTGAACGGGAGATCAGCAACCCCGGCTCATCTCTGGTTGACAGGTTGCAGCGGAGAAATGGGGACCCAGGTTCAGAGGATACCTGGCTTTGATAAGTGGATCATAGAAAAAGAAGCCAAGTCTTATCTTGAAGCATTTGCAGACTGTAAAGAAAATCTTGTGTATCTGACAGCGGATGCTGAGACTGTCCTTGATGATCTCGACATGTCGAAAATATACATCATTGGTGGTCTAGTGGATCGTAACAGATGGAAAGGCATAACACAGAAGAAGGCAGTTGATCAGGGCATTCAGTCTGCCAAGCTCCCCATTGGAAATTATTTAAAGATGTCAAGTTCTCAG GTTCTTACAGTCAACCAAGTGTTTGAGATAATGCAAAAGTTTGTGGAAACAAAGGACTGGAAGACGGCATTCTTTCATGTGATCCCACCGAGGAAACGAGGAGAAGCTGGAGCAGCAAATGATGATGATTCACCTGAGGGGGCTGCAAACGGAGATCTTGACAAGTGTTTAGAAgaggaggttgatgatgatgacgatgatggtgatgggGATGAAGAAGCCGATGTTGCTAACAAAAGACATTGTTTTAGAAGTGAAAATGGAAAATCTTAG
- the LOC123145350 gene encoding cellulose synthase-like protein E2 encodes MAGSSVSGGGGGRPPLFATEKPKRVLAYRLYAGTIFAGILLIWFYRATHIPARGSSSLGWRAGLGLLVAELWFGLYWVLTLSVRWNPVRRATFKDRLSERYDDDQLPGVDIFVCTADPALEPPMLVISTVLSVMAYDYPPEKLNIYLSDDAGSAVTFYALHEASEFAKHWIPFCKNYKVEPRSPAAYFAKGATPHDACSPQEFLRMKELYKDLTDRMNSVVHSGKIPEVPECNHRGFSEWNETITSGDHPSVVQILIDRNKRKAVDVDGNALPKLVYMAREKRPQEQHHFKAGSLNALIRVSSVISNSPVILNVDCDMYSNNSESIRDALCFFLDEEQGQDIGFVQYPQNFDNVVHNDSYGNPINVVNELDNPCLDGWGGMCYYGTGCFHRRETLSGQIYSKDYKEDWARGVGIAENADELEETSKSLVTCTYEHNTPWGIEKGVRYGCPLEDVITGLQIQCHGWRSVYYNPARKGFLGKAPTSLGQILVQHKRWSEGFLQMSLSNYSPFLLGHGKIKLGLQMGYSVCGFWALNSFPTFYYVIIPSLCFLSGVSVFPEITSPWCIPFIYVVVASYSWSLMESLQCGDTAVEWWNAQRMWLMRRTTSYLLAAIDTIGGMLGVSESGFELTVKVDESQALERYKKGKMEFGPISGMFVIITTIALFNLVCLVLGLGRVLLRGGAEGLGPLFLQAVLCVAIVVINAPVYEALFIRRDSGGLPYFVTLVSLCFVSSLCLQAI; translated from the exons atggccgggagcagcgtctccggcggcggcggcggccgcccgCCGCTGTTCGCGACGGAGAAGCCGAAGCGGGTGCTGGCGTACCGGCTGTACGCGGGCACCATCTTCGCGGGGATCCTCCTCATATGGTTCTACAGAGCCACCCACATCCCGGCGAGGGGCAGCAGCAGCCTGGGGTGGCGGGCGGGGCTGGGGCTGCTCGTGGCCGAGCTCTGGTTCGGCCTCTACTGGGTCCTCACCCTCTCCGTGCGCTGGAACCCGGTCCGCCGCGCCACCTTCAAGGACCGCCTCTCGGAGAG GTATGATGATGACCAGCTCCCTGGTGTGGACATATTTGTGTGTACAGCGGACCCAGCTCTTGAACCACCCATGCTTGTCATCTCCACGGTTCTGTCTGTTATGGCTTATGACTACCCGCCAGAGAAGCTAAACATCTATTTGTCTGATGACGCTGGTTCCGCTGTAACATTCTACGCTCTTCATGAGGCATCTGAGTTTGCAAAGCACTGGATTCCATTTTGCAAAAATTACAAGGTGGAGCCTAGGTCTCCAGCTGCCTACTTTGCCAAAGGGGCTACCCCTCATGATGCTTGTAGCCCTCAAGAATTTCTTCGCATGAAG GAGTTGTACAAGGATCTGACAGATCGCATGAACTCAGTAGTACATTCAGGCAAGATTCCCGAGGTTCCAGAATGCAACCATAGAGGCTTCTCTGAATGGAATGAGACGATAACTTCTGGAGATCACCCTTCAGTAGTCCAG ATTCTAATTGATAGAAACAAACGGAAGGCAGTTGATGTAGATGGAAATGCATTGCCAAAACTTGTGTATATGGCACGCGAGAAGAGACCTCAGGAGCAACATCACTTCAAAGCTGGATCATTAAATGCTTTG ATAAGGGTATCTTCGGTGATAAGCAACAGCCCAGTCATTCTTAATGTCGATTGTGATATGTACTCCAACAACTCTGAGTCCATTAGAGATGCATTGTGTTTCTTCCTAGATGAAGAGCAAGGTCAAGATATCGGTTTTGTGCAGTACCCTCAGAACTTTGACAATGTGGTGCACAATGACAGCTATGGCAATCCCATCAACGTTGTCAATGAG TTGGATAACCCTTGCTTGGATGGATGGGGTGGAATGTGTTACTATGGCACTGGATGCTTCCATCGCAGGGAGACCCTCTCTGGACAAATATATAGTAAAGATTACAAGGAAGATTGGGCTAGAGGAGTGGGGATAGCAGAAAATGCAGATGAGCTGGAAGAAACGTCCAAGTCACTTGTGACATGCACGTATGAGCATAACACCCCATGGGGCATTGAG AAAGGAGTTAGATATGGGTGCCCACTGGAGGATGTCATTACAGGATTGCAAATCCAATGCCATGGGTGGAGATCGGTGTACTACAACCCGGCCAGAAAGGGCTTCTTAGGCAAGGCCCCTACCTCACTAGGCCAGATCCTGGTTCAGCACAAGAGATGGTCAGAAGGGTTCCTCCAAATGTCCCTCTCCAATTACAGTCCCTTTTTATTAGGCCATGGTAAGATCAAGCTGGGTCTTCAAATGGGTTACTCGGTCTGTGGCTTCTGGGCCCTGAACAGCTTCCCCACCTTTTACTATGTCATCATTCCTTCACTTTGCTTCCTCAGTGGCGTCTCTGTTTTCCCTGAG ATAACCAGCCCTTGGTGCATTCCATTCATATACGTCGTGGTAGCTTCATACTCCTGGAGCCTAATGGAATCGCTGCAATGTGGTGACACTGCAGTGGAGTGGTGGAATGCACAAAGGATGTGGCTCATGAGAAGGACCACCTCCTACCTCCTGGCGGCCATCGACACGATTGGTGGAATGCTGGGCGTCTCCGAGTCCGGATTCGAGCTGACGGTGAAGGTGGATGAGTCGCAGGCTCTGGAGAGGTACAAGAAGGGGAAGATGGAGTTCGGGCCCATCTCGGGTATGTTTGTGATCATCACCACGATCGCGCTGTTCAACCTGGTGTGCTTGGTGCTCGGGCTGGGCAGAGTTCTGTTGCGCGGAGGCGCGGAAGGGCTGGGGCCACTGTTTCTGCAGGCTGTCCTCTGCGTGGCCATAGTGGTGATCAATGCCCCGGTCTACGAGGCCCTCTTCATCCGCAGGGACAGCGGAGGCCTGCCTTATTTCGTCACCCTCGTTTCCCTTTGCTTTGTGTCGTCGCTCTGCCTACAGGCTATCTAG